The proteins below are encoded in one region of Aeromonas jandaei:
- a CDS encoding ABC transporter permease subunit, with protein sequence MSSESLHLGMAGSRKRRIKDKLAKYGVTTGGALVLVALLLIFFYLLYVVKPIFNGATMEPTASFTLPTSGKTAWLGVEEQNEIGYRFSDNGQVNFFAVQGDGKIKVGQSLGQAEVAGDITAVAPPAPGQKLIAYGFADGKAQVVQPSFKVSYPNDVRVIEPSLQYPFGEEPVVVDPEGKALKTMVFEATKDKMAAAAVTEDGRGVMTVMSGEENFLSGEIEWSAQNYTIPSLPRHVDQMLLTPNLRILFVREGNRLSVYDIQNLSDISVRNVLEINAPNANVTRVELLSGASSLLVGNDNGVISQWFEVAKDGKRQFTQIRDFKGDGAVAQLTPEHFRKGFISADKDGTVSFFHATGETKLLSEHVDGGAFSALAISPRHNLLLTQQGDAFKLFAVENEHPEVTWSALWQQVWYEGYPEPQYVWQSTSASNDFEAKLSLVPLVFGTLKASFYAMVFAVPLGVAGAIYTAYFMSAGLRKYVKPTVEIMAALPTVILGFLAGLWLAPIIEGSLPGVVLLLILLPAGMLLTALVWNYLPERSRTWLPEGWHAILLIPVLLFIGWGAFALSPLIENAFMHGDSRIWLTHDMGIKFDQRNSLVVGIAMGFAVIPTIFSIAEDAVFSVPKHLTQGSLALGATPWQTLSRVVILTASPGIFSAVMMGLGRAVGETMIVLMATGNTPIMDFSMFQGLRTLAANIAVEMPESEVGSSHYRVLFLAAFVLFVFTFLFNTLAEFIRQRLREKYSSL encoded by the coding sequence ATGTCATCGGAATCGTTACACCTGGGTATGGCGGGGAGTCGAAAACGCCGCATCAAGGACAAATTGGCCAAGTACGGCGTCACCACGGGTGGGGCGCTGGTGCTGGTGGCGTTACTGCTTATCTTCTTTTACCTGCTCTATGTGGTGAAGCCCATCTTCAATGGCGCCACGATGGAGCCGACCGCCTCGTTTACCCTGCCGACAAGCGGCAAGACCGCCTGGCTCGGGGTGGAGGAGCAGAACGAGATCGGTTATCGCTTCAGCGACAACGGACAGGTCAACTTCTTCGCCGTGCAGGGCGATGGCAAGATCAAGGTCGGTCAATCCCTCGGTCAGGCTGAGGTGGCCGGTGACATCACTGCCGTGGCGCCGCCCGCGCCGGGTCAGAAGCTGATTGCCTACGGTTTTGCCGACGGCAAGGCACAGGTGGTGCAGCCCTCCTTCAAGGTTTCCTATCCCAACGATGTGCGCGTCATTGAGCCCAGCCTCCAGTACCCCTTCGGCGAAGAGCCGGTGGTAGTGGATCCCGAGGGCAAGGCGCTCAAGACCATGGTGTTTGAAGCCACCAAGGACAAGATGGCCGCTGCCGCCGTGACCGAAGATGGTCGTGGCGTGATGACGGTGATGAGCGGTGAGGAGAACTTCCTCTCCGGCGAGATTGAGTGGAGTGCCCAGAACTACACCATTCCCTCCCTGCCGCGCCATGTGGATCAGATGCTGCTCACCCCCAACCTGCGCATCCTGTTCGTGCGCGAGGGCAACCGCCTCTCTGTCTACGACATCCAGAACCTGAGCGATATCTCGGTGCGCAACGTGCTGGAGATCAACGCCCCGAATGCCAACGTGACCCGGGTCGAGCTGCTCTCCGGCGCCTCTTCCCTGCTGGTGGGCAATGACAATGGCGTCATCTCCCAGTGGTTTGAAGTGGCAAAGGATGGCAAACGCCAGTTCACCCAGATCCGTGACTTCAAGGGTGATGGCGCCGTGGCGCAGCTGACCCCGGAGCACTTTCGCAAGGGCTTTATCAGCGCCGACAAGGATGGCACCGTCAGTTTCTTCCACGCCACCGGCGAGACCAAGTTGCTGAGCGAGCATGTCGATGGCGGCGCCTTCTCTGCGCTGGCCATTTCGCCGCGCCACAACCTGCTGCTGACCCAGCAGGGCGATGCCTTCAAGCTGTTTGCGGTGGAGAACGAGCACCCCGAGGTGACCTGGTCTGCCCTGTGGCAACAGGTGTGGTACGAAGGCTATCCCGAGCCCCAGTATGTGTGGCAATCCACCTCCGCCAGCAACGACTTTGAAGCCAAGCTGAGCCTGGTGCCGCTGGTATTCGGTACCCTGAAAGCCTCCTTCTATGCCATGGTGTTTGCGGTGCCGCTCGGTGTTGCGGGCGCCATCTACACCGCCTACTTCATGTCGGCGGGGCTGCGCAAATATGTCAAACCGACCGTCGAGATCATGGCGGCCCTGCCGACCGTTATCCTCGGCTTCCTGGCGGGTCTCTGGCTGGCGCCCATCATCGAGGGCTCTCTGCCTGGCGTGGTGCTGCTGCTTATTTTGCTGCCGGCGGGAATGCTGCTGACCGCGCTGGTGTGGAACTATTTGCCGGAGCGCAGCCGTACCTGGCTGCCGGAGGGGTGGCACGCCATCCTGCTGATCCCGGTGCTGCTCTTCATCGGTTGGGGGGCGTTCGCGCTGAGCCCGCTCATCGAGAATGCCTTTATGCACGGTGATTCGCGCATCTGGCTGACCCACGACATGGGCATCAAGTTCGACCAGCGCAACTCGCTGGTAGTTGGCATCGCCATGGGCTTTGCAGTCATTCCGACCATCTTCTCCATCGCTGAAGATGCGGTCTTCTCTGTGCCCAAGCACCTGACCCAGGGCTCGCTGGCCCTCGGTGCCACCCCGTGGCAGACCCTGAGTCGGGTGGTGATCCTCACCGCCAGCCCGGGCATCTTCTCGGCGGTGATGATGGGCCTTGGCCGCGCCGTGGGTGAGACCATGATCGTACTGATGGCCACCGGTAACACCCCCATCATGGACTTCTCCATGTTCCAGGGGCTGCGTACCCTCGCCGCCAACATTGCGGTAGAGATGCCGGAGTCGGAAGTGGGCAGCTCCCACTACCGGGTGCTGTTCCTCGCAGCCTTCGTCCTGTTCGTGTTCACCTTCTTGTTCAACACCCTGGCCGAGTTCATCCGTCAGCGGTTGCGTGAAAAATACAGCTCTCTGTAA
- the pstA gene encoding phosphate ABC transporter permease PstA, producing the protein MGKWFKSGAPWIWMTGGAVSLSLVAVLGLLLLIGWRGLVYFWPHPIYEWQLEDASGNKSVLIGEINDRELVPVERLRAAGLPLKGEERELLTRYLVKTGNREFVDLDFRWVLETDIKSQSQPVELAMIERATNGNFYGYISSVKEDGREITTDLHAALQRVLARANGLSEQANDLQKGDIGSINYQLERLRLKERKAELENNLTDQLKAQLASERQALNDRYQVLEKELFSLRSQADRDSITVKDMRGEQVTMPMSKVLDVVWPNDMSLLAKVGYWFHQIGKFVSDDPREANTEGGVFPAIFGTVFMVFLMAIIVTPLGVIAAVYLHEYAGKNSLTKLIRIAVINLAGVPSIVYGVFGLGFFVYTLGGSIDRLFYPEALPSPTFGSPGVIWSALTLAILTLPVVIVSTEEGLARIPSTIRQGSLALGATQAETLWRIVLPMASPAIMTGLILAIARAAGEVAPLMLVGVVKLAPTLPMDGNFPYLHVERKFMHLGFHIYDVGFQSPNVEAARPLVYATSFLLVTVIVGLNLTAIGIRNHLREKFRSLEH; encoded by the coding sequence ATGGGTAAGTGGTTTAAATCAGGGGCCCCGTGGATCTGGATGACCGGCGGCGCCGTCAGCCTGAGTCTGGTCGCGGTACTGGGGCTGTTGCTGCTCATCGGCTGGCGTGGTCTGGTCTACTTCTGGCCTCACCCTATCTATGAGTGGCAGCTGGAAGATGCGAGTGGCAACAAGAGCGTGCTGATCGGCGAGATCAACGATCGCGAGCTGGTGCCGGTGGAGCGCCTGCGCGCCGCAGGCCTGCCGCTCAAGGGGGAGGAGCGTGAGCTGCTGACCCGCTATCTGGTCAAGACCGGCAACCGCGAGTTTGTCGATCTGGACTTCCGCTGGGTGCTGGAGACCGACATCAAATCCCAGAGTCAGCCGGTCGAGCTCGCCATGATTGAGCGCGCCACCAACGGCAACTTCTACGGCTACATCAGCTCGGTCAAAGAGGATGGGCGCGAGATCACCACGGATCTGCACGCCGCTCTGCAGCGGGTGCTGGCGCGGGCCAATGGCCTCTCCGAACAGGCCAACGACCTGCAAAAAGGGGACATCGGCAGCATCAACTATCAGCTGGAGCGGCTGCGCCTCAAAGAGCGCAAGGCCGAGCTTGAGAATAACCTGACCGATCAGCTCAAAGCCCAGCTGGCGAGCGAGCGTCAGGCCCTCAACGATCGCTATCAGGTGCTGGAGAAGGAGCTCTTCTCCCTGCGCAGTCAGGCTGACCGAGACAGCATCACCGTCAAGGATATGCGTGGCGAGCAGGTAACCATGCCGATGTCCAAGGTACTGGATGTGGTGTGGCCCAACGACATGAGCCTGCTGGCCAAGGTAGGTTACTGGTTCCACCAGATCGGCAAGTTTGTCTCCGACGATCCCCGTGAAGCTAACACCGAGGGCGGGGTGTTCCCGGCCATCTTCGGCACCGTCTTCATGGTGTTCCTGATGGCGATCATCGTGACCCCGCTCGGCGTGATTGCGGCGGTCTACCTGCACGAGTATGCGGGCAAGAACAGCCTGACCAAGCTTATCCGCATCGCGGTGATCAACCTGGCGGGCGTGCCCTCCATCGTTTACGGCGTGTTCGGTCTGGGCTTCTTCGTCTATACCCTGGGGGGCAGCATCGACCGCCTCTTCTATCCGGAAGCGCTGCCGAGCCCGACCTTTGGCTCACCCGGCGTGATCTGGTCGGCGCTGACCCTGGCCATCCTGACCCTGCCGGTGGTGATCGTCTCCACCGAAGAGGGGCTGGCGCGGATCCCGAGCACCATTCGCCAGGGCTCGCTGGCACTGGGGGCCACCCAGGCCGAGACCCTGTGGCGCATCGTGCTGCCGATGGCGAGCCCGGCCATCATGACCGGTCTCATTCTGGCGATTGCCCGTGCGGCCGGTGAAGTGGCGCCGCTGATGCTGGTGGGGGTGGTGAAACTGGCTCCGACCCTGCCGATGGATGGCAACTTCCCGTACCTGCATGTGGAGCGCAAGTTCATGCACCTGGGCTTCCACATCTATGACGTCGGCTTCCAGAGCCCCAACGTGGAGGCGGCGCGTCCTCTGGTCTACGCCACCTCCTTCCTGCTGGTGACGGTGATCGTCGGCCTAAACCTGACGGCTATCGGTATTCGCAACCACCTGCGCGAGAAATTCCGGTCGCTGGAACATTAA
- the pstB gene encoding phosphate ABC transporter ATP-binding protein PstB — protein sequence MINVTTAATQHTATDLLNLSPEQTALEVKDLNLYYGSKQALFNVNMKIPKGQVTAFIGPSGCGKSTLLRCINRMNDLVEICRIDGEIQLHGQNIYDKSVDVSALRRRVGMVFQRPNPFPKSIYENVVYGLRLQGINDRRTLDDAAERSLRGAALWDEVKDRLHDNAFGLSGGQQQRLVIARAIAIEPEVLLLDEPTSALDPISTLTIEELINELKSQFTVVIVTHNMQQAARVSDQTAFMYMGELIEYSDTNTIFTTPAKKKTEDYITGRYG from the coding sequence ATGATCAACGTAACGACCGCCGCGACCCAGCATACCGCGACCGACCTGCTCAACCTGAGCCCGGAGCAGACCGCGCTGGAGGTGAAGGATCTCAACCTGTACTACGGCAGCAAACAGGCGCTGTTCAACGTCAACATGAAGATCCCCAAAGGTCAGGTAACCGCCTTTATCGGCCCTTCCGGCTGTGGTAAATCGACCCTGCTGCGCTGCATCAACCGGATGAACGATCTGGTGGAAATTTGCCGCATCGACGGCGAGATCCAGCTGCACGGTCAAAACATCTATGACAAGAGCGTCGACGTCTCCGCCCTGCGCCGTCGGGTGGGCATGGTGTTCCAGCGCCCCAACCCCTTCCCCAAGTCCATCTACGAGAACGTGGTCTATGGCCTGCGTCTGCAGGGGATCAACGATCGCCGCACTCTGGACGATGCTGCCGAGCGCTCCCTGCGCGGCGCGGCCCTGTGGGATGAGGTGAAGGATCGTCTGCACGATAATGCCTTCGGTCTTTCAGGTGGTCAGCAGCAGCGTCTGGTGATTGCCCGCGCCATCGCCATCGAGCCGGAAGTGCTGCTGCTCGATGAACCGACCTCGGCGCTCGACCCGATTTCAACCCTCACCATCGAGGAGTTGATCAACGAGCTCAAGAGCCAGTTCACCGTGGTGATCGTGACCCACAACATGCAGCAGGCGGCGCGGGTCTCGGATCAGACTGCCTTCATGTACATGGGCGAGCTGATCGAGTACTCGGATACCAACACTATCTTCACCACCCCGGCCAAGAAGAAGACCGAAGACTACATCACCGGTCGCTACGGTTAA
- the phoU gene encoding phosphate signaling complex protein PhoU yields the protein MDNMNLNKHISGQFNAELESVRNQVLVMGGMVEQQLTDAIAAIHDQDLEAARKIVANDHKVNAMEVAIDEECTRIIAKRQPTASDLRLVMAIIKTITDLERIGDVADKIARMLTDNANKPQPPLVSLENMGRRTIKMLHDVLDAFARMDLDAALAVYKEDDKVDREYESIIRELMTYMMEDPRTIPQVLNVLWAARAIERVGDRCQHICEYIVYYVKGKDVRHTKADDLGTLLGKG from the coding sequence ATGGACAATATGAACCTCAATAAACATATCTCCGGTCAGTTCAATGCCGAGCTCGAGAGTGTGCGCAACCAGGTGCTGGTGATGGGTGGCATGGTGGAGCAGCAGCTGACCGACGCCATCGCGGCGATCCACGATCAGGATCTGGAAGCGGCGCGCAAGATTGTGGCCAATGACCACAAGGTCAACGCCATGGAAGTGGCGATTGACGAGGAGTGCACCCGCATCATCGCCAAGCGTCAGCCGACCGCCTCCGACCTGCGACTGGTGATGGCCATCATCAAGACCATCACAGATCTGGAGCGCATCGGCGATGTGGCGGACAAGATCGCCCGCATGCTGACCGACAACGCCAACAAGCCGCAGCCGCCGCTGGTGTCGCTGGAGAACATGGGCCGCCGTACCATCAAGATGCTGCACGACGTGCTCGACGCCTTTGCCCGGATGGATCTGGATGCAGCGCTGGCGGTCTACAAGGAAGATGACAAGGTGGATCGGGAGTACGAGTCCATCATCCGCGAGCTGATGACCTACATGATGGAAGATCCCCGCACCATACCGCAGGTGCTCAACGTGCTGTGGGCGGCGCGGGCCATCGAGCGGGTCGGTGATCGCTGCCAGCACATCTGCGAGTACATCGTCTACTACGTCAAGGGTAAGGACGTGCGCCACACCAAGGCGGACGATCTGGGCACCCTGCTGGGCAAGGGCTAA